The DNA sequence AGAAgtgttaaattataattacatatacatgAAATACAATGCTACAAAAATCCATGCTATAATAAacttatatattaaaaaattgaaataaaaatagccTTTTAAGATTTAAACAATCTtactaatttaaataataataggTGTTTCTTTGGTTTTTAAATACCAATGATCATGGTGAAAATGATAGAAATAATATCTAACATACAATGTCAATATtgtaagtaataaatatataatgttcGTTTATGTTTCTGTACACGACTAATAGCTTCACATTCAGGATGCTAAACCAATAATGAAACCACCAATGAAGCTTGTTGCCACAAGTGAATTGTATCGACACCATGTTCCTacctataaataatattaacattatatttatatatagtgacatattaaatattttgaacctataaaaattgtaatatatatattaggaATTTTACCTTGTCCATAAGTCTTGGCCCTTCACCTGTTACCTTCTCTTCTACTTTATCTGATAGTTTTTCAGCTTTCTTTTGAATTTTATCCCAATTAATTTTGATGTATCCTTGATGTGCTGCAAtctgtaatattataattccaCCACCAACTGCACATGCAGCAATTTTTCCAACTTTCATTGTTACAAAACCAGTCAACCTATACAAAGTATTTATATAAAGTTAGATACTTTTGTTATTGAGTTTTTTTCTTTGCATGTAATTATATAGAACAAAAAGTATTctagatatttaaaattatctttcttcagttattatctttttttaattttaactgTAAATAACCTAGATACATAATGAAGTTGAGAagttttaatacatttttgaTATATCTATAACACCCACCATCCTGATGTTGTACCGATAATGATTTGTTTGGTGGCAGATTTTTTGCTCACATCTCCTAAGATTTTATCTATTATGCTTTTTGTTTCCTTTGAAATATCTAAGCTACATTCTCCTTTGTTCGCatcatctttatttttctttgttactGGAAGATTCATCTTCACactgaaaaaatatatcaatataaATTTCTCACTACAATATagcaattttaaaatacatgGACTATTGTaaactttttaatatacatgattttttttatttaaaaatattatttttgtcaattattatatttcttctttatattgCTAGATATCCTTGATATCactttattttacaaattactaCGCAAATAACTATG is a window from the Bombus huntii isolate Logan2020A chromosome 6, iyBomHunt1.1, whole genome shotgun sequence genome containing:
- the LOC126867014 gene encoding FUN14 domain-containing protein 2 isoform X1 — its product is MSKVYKKKIKSGATKLFKRVKMNLPVTKKNKDDANKGECSLDISKETKSIIDKILGDVSKKSATKQIIIGTTSGWLTGFVTMKVGKIAACAVGGGIIILQIAAHQGYIKINWDKIQKKAEKLSDKVEEKVTGEGPRLMDKVERYVDRKLDKAEQLLKNGESHTRRWYHSITGDTSFKPTEFHFFLASFVAGLAFGFATGK
- the LOC126867014 gene encoding FUN14 domain-containing protein 2 isoform X2 encodes the protein MNLPVTKKNKDDANKGECSLDISKETKSIIDKILGDVSKKSATKQIIIGTTSGWLTGFVTMKVGKIAACAVGGGIIILQIAAHQGYIKINWDKIQKKAEKLSDKVEEKVTGEGPRLMDKVERYVDRKLDKAEQLLKNGESHTRRWYHSITGDTSFKPTEFHFFLASFVAGLAFGFATGK
- the LOC126867014 gene encoding FUN14 domain-containing protein 1 isoform X3 produces the protein MSKVYKKKIKSGATKLFKRVKMNLPVTKKNKDDANKGECSLDISKETKSIIDKILGDVSKKSATKQIIIGTTSGWLTGFVTMKVGKIAACAVGGGIIILQIAAHQGYIKINWDKIQKKAEKLSDKVEEKVTGEGPRLMDKVGTWCRYNSLVATSFIGGFIIGLAS